From Variovorax sp. J2L1-78, the proteins below share one genomic window:
- the prfA gene encoding peptide chain release factor 1, protein MKPFLRHQLERYAQRLGELDFLLSREDIMSDMAQYRVISREHAEVTQIAGRYTRYQQREADLAGAREMLDDPDMAEMAREEITGAEEELRKLEDELQRLLLPKDPDDARNAFLEIRAGTGGDESALFAGDLLRMYTRYFERAGWRCEVVSESESELGGYKEVVVRVVGDDVFGQLRFESGGHRVQRVPATETQGRIHTSACTVAVLAEPDETVAVQINPADLRIDTYRASGAGGQHINKTDSAVRITHIPTGIVAECQDDRSQHRNKAKALQVLSARIQEKDRSERAAKDAALRKGLVGSGDRSDRIRTYNFPQGRLTDHRINLTLYKLQSIMEGDLGDVLAALQAAREAEQLAELESSLPA, encoded by the coding sequence GTGAAACCCTTCCTGCGCCACCAACTCGAGCGCTATGCGCAACGCCTCGGCGAGCTGGACTTCCTGCTCTCGCGCGAGGACATCATGTCCGACATGGCGCAGTACCGCGTCATCTCGCGCGAGCATGCCGAGGTCACGCAAATAGCAGGGCGCTACACGCGCTACCAGCAGCGCGAGGCCGACCTGGCCGGTGCGCGCGAGATGCTCGACGACCCGGACATGGCCGAGATGGCGCGCGAAGAGATCACCGGCGCCGAGGAGGAGTTGCGGAAGCTGGAGGACGAGCTGCAGCGCCTGCTGCTGCCCAAGGACCCGGACGACGCGCGCAACGCCTTCCTGGAAATCCGCGCCGGCACGGGCGGCGACGAATCCGCCCTGTTCGCGGGCGACCTGCTGCGCATGTACACGCGCTATTTCGAGCGTGCCGGCTGGCGCTGCGAAGTGGTGAGCGAAAGCGAGAGCGAGCTCGGCGGCTACAAGGAAGTCGTGGTCCGCGTGGTCGGCGACGACGTGTTCGGCCAGCTGCGCTTCGAATCCGGCGGCCACCGCGTGCAACGCGTGCCGGCCACCGAGACGCAGGGCCGCATCCACACCAGCGCCTGCACGGTGGCGGTGCTGGCCGAGCCCGACGAGACGGTGGCGGTGCAGATCAACCCGGCCGACCTGCGCATCGACACCTACCGCGCCAGCGGCGCTGGCGGCCAGCACATCAACAAGACCGACTCGGCGGTGCGCATCACGCACATCCCGACCGGCATCGTGGCCGAGTGCCAGGACGACCGCAGCCAGCACCGCAACAAGGCCAAGGCGCTGCAGGTGCTGTCGGCGCGCATCCAGGAAAAGGACCGCAGCGAGCGCGCCGCCAAGGACGCCGCACTGCGCAAGGGCCTGGTCGGCAGCGGTGACCGCAGCGACCGCATCCGCACCTACAACTTCCCGCAGGGCCGGCTCACCGACCACCGCATCAACCTCACGCTCTACAAGCTGCAGTCGATCATGGAAGGCGACCTGGGCGACGTGCTGGCCGCCCTGCAGGCCGCGCGCGAGGCCGAGCAGCTGGCCGAGCTGGAATCGAGCCTGCCGGCATGA
- the prmC gene encoding peptide chain release factor N(5)-glutamine methyltransferase — protein MTTAPDTVAQALRAVAALGLERLDAQLLLLHTLGRPVHERAWLLAHDGDGLPSDAWPALAALCTRRLAGEPVAYLIGEKEFHGLPLQVDARVLVPRPDTETLVDWALDVLQGRDRPTALDLGTGSGAIALALQHARPDAVVDAVDASADALAVARENARRLGLAVRFAQADWLAGAASGYDLIVSNPPYIAAGDPHLPALAHEPVSALVSGADGLDDIRRIVADAPAHLAPGGWLLLEHGHDQAAAVRALLAAASFEAVQSRADLAGIERCSGARRAGA, from the coding sequence ATGACCACGGCACCGGACACGGTCGCCCAAGCCTTGCGCGCAGTCGCCGCGCTCGGCCTCGAACGCCTCGACGCCCAGTTGCTGCTGCTGCACACGCTCGGCCGGCCGGTGCACGAGCGCGCCTGGCTGCTGGCCCATGACGGCGACGGGCTGCCGTCCGACGCCTGGCCGGCGCTGGCCGCCCTGTGCACGCGCCGCCTGGCCGGCGAGCCGGTAGCCTACCTGATCGGCGAAAAGGAATTCCACGGGCTGCCGCTGCAGGTCGACGCCCGGGTGCTGGTGCCCCGGCCCGACACCGAGACCCTGGTCGACTGGGCGCTGGACGTGCTGCAGGGGCGTGACCGCCCGACGGCGCTCGACCTGGGCACCGGCAGCGGCGCGATCGCCCTGGCGCTACAACATGCGCGGCCCGATGCCGTGGTCGACGCGGTCGATGCCAGTGCCGATGCGCTGGCCGTGGCGCGCGAGAACGCGCGGCGGCTGGGCCTGGCGGTGCGCTTCGCCCAGGCCGACTGGCTGGCAGGCGCCGCGTCGGGCTACGACCTGATCGTCTCCAACCCGCCCTACATCGCTGCGGGCGACCCGCACCTGCCGGCGCTGGCGCACGAGCCCGTATCGGCGCTGGTCTCGGGCGCCGACGGCCTCGACGACATCCGCCGCATCGTCGCCGACGCACCGGCCCACCTCGCGCCCGGCGGTTGGCTGCTGCTGGAGCACGGCCACGACCAGGCGGCCGCGGTGCGCGCGCTGCTGGCCGCCGCCAGCTTCGAGGCCGTGCAGTCGCGCGCCGACCTGGCCGGCATCGAACGCTGCTCCGGCGCCCGGCGCGCCGGGGCTTGA
- the grxD gene encoding Grx4 family monothiol glutaredoxin, protein MPDAQQRIDDLVKTNDIVLFMKGNASFPMCGFSGRAIQILKAVGVDTKALKTVNVLDDQEIRQGIKEYSNWPTIPQLYVKGEFVGGSDIMMEMYESGELQQVINASV, encoded by the coding sequence ATGCCCGACGCTCAGCAACGCATCGACGACCTCGTCAAGACCAACGACATCGTGCTCTTCATGAAGGGCAACGCCAGCTTTCCGATGTGCGGCTTCTCCGGCCGCGCGATCCAGATCCTCAAGGCGGTCGGCGTCGACACCAAGGCGCTCAAGACCGTCAACGTGCTGGACGACCAGGAGATCCGCCAGGGCATCAAGGAATACAGCAACTGGCCAACCATCCCGCAGCTCTACGTGAAGGGCGAGTTCGTCGGCGGCTCGGACATCATGATGGAGATGTACGAGTCCGGCGAGCTGCAGCAGGTGATCAACGCCTCCGTCTGA
- a CDS encoding AAA family ATPase codes for MDSRSSHDLVPASSSSTFQLPVAQLRSVFQPHDVERKLAKLPDRDHEHLRTTYERMLERGPDRFQVKPSGVPDMASLYAQLPNFTEVLDDVRRHVALAQDSRDGLEVTPILLLGPPGIGKTHFAKKLADLLGTGMSLVPMSSMTAGWLLSGASSQWKGSKPGKVFEALVDGQYANPVMVIDEIDKAGTDAQYDPLGALYGLLEHDTAHAFVDEFAEVPIDASQVIWITTANDARGIPEPILNRMNVFEVEAPSHEAARQIARQLYASIRADHDWGRLVSPEPSDDVLDHLATVAPREMRRALMTGFGNARLAHREEVQVDDLPRGAAGRSRIGFMQ; via the coding sequence ATGGATTCCCGCTCGTCCCACGACCTGGTCCCTGCTTCGTCGTCGTCCACGTTCCAGCTGCCCGTGGCGCAGTTGCGCAGCGTGTTCCAGCCGCACGACGTCGAACGCAAGCTCGCCAAGCTCCCCGACCGCGATCACGAGCACCTGCGCACCACCTACGAGCGCATGCTCGAACGCGGCCCCGACCGCTTCCAGGTCAAGCCCAGCGGCGTGCCGGACATGGCATCGCTGTACGCCCAGCTCCCCAATTTCACCGAGGTGCTCGATGACGTGCGCCGCCACGTCGCCCTGGCGCAGGACAGCCGTGACGGCCTCGAAGTGACGCCCATCCTGCTGCTCGGCCCGCCGGGCATCGGCAAGACCCATTTCGCCAAGAAGCTGGCCGACCTGCTGGGCACCGGCATGTCGCTGGTGCCGATGAGTTCGATGACGGCCGGCTGGCTGCTCTCGGGCGCGTCCTCGCAATGGAAAGGGTCCAAGCCGGGCAAGGTCTTCGAGGCGCTGGTCGACGGCCAATACGCCAACCCGGTGATGGTGATCGACGAGATCGACAAGGCCGGCACCGACGCGCAGTACGACCCGCTCGGCGCGCTCTACGGCCTGCTGGAGCACGACACCGCGCATGCCTTCGTCGACGAATTCGCCGAGGTGCCGATCGACGCCAGCCAGGTCATCTGGATCACCACCGCCAACGACGCGCGCGGCATCCCGGAACCCATCCTCAACCGGATGAACGTGTTCGAGGTCGAGGCGCCGTCGCACGAGGCGGCGCGGCAGATCGCGCGACAGCTCTATGCGTCGATCCGCGCCGACCACGACTGGGGCCGCCTCGTGTCGCCCGAGCCGAGCGACGATGTGCTCGATCACCTGGCCACCGTGGCGCCGCGCGAGATGCGCCGCGCGCTCATGACCGGCTTCGGCAATGCGCGCCTAGCGCACCGCGAGGAGGTGCAGGTGGACGACCTGCCGCGCGGCGCAGCCGGCCGCAGCCGCATCGGCTTCATGCAGTAA
- a CDS encoding hemolysin family protein, with protein sequence MTLTQSLLLIVALIALSAFFSLAEITLAASRRLRLRQMADEGDVRAERVLRVQEQPGHYFTVVQIGLNAVAILGGVVGEGSLSPYYARLFDLWFSPDTAQAAAFAASFVTIIAVFLVFADLFPKRLGMNNPEQLAVRMVGPMQVLITTFMPLVWLFTRSTDLLFKLLGMPAHRDEQITSADILAMTEAGARAGVLAVREQQVIANVFELDTRLVSSVMTSRDRIAWFQKDDPESVLRARIVAEPFSAYPVCDGDIDHVLGYVDAKDMFQRVLSGQPLALDQGVPLHKALVVPDRLSLTEVLEQFRQAHEDFAIIVNEYSLVVGVITLNDVMSTVMGDLVGPQDEEQQIVRRDENSWLIDGVTPIQDVQRALDLDAPLPHADEYETLAGFLMVMLRRVPKRTDSVSWGGYTFEVMDVDSYRIDQVMVTDVEGAAQAAARSLKA encoded by the coding sequence ATGACCCTGACCCAAAGCCTGCTCCTCATCGTCGCGCTCATCGCCCTGAGCGCCTTCTTCTCGCTGGCCGAAATCACGCTGGCCGCCTCGCGGCGCCTCCGGCTGCGCCAGATGGCCGACGAAGGCGACGTGCGGGCCGAGCGTGTCCTTCGGGTGCAGGAGCAGCCGGGGCACTACTTCACCGTGGTGCAGATTGGCCTGAACGCGGTCGCGATCCTCGGCGGCGTGGTCGGCGAAGGTTCGCTCAGCCCCTACTACGCGCGGCTGTTCGACCTGTGGTTCAGCCCCGACACGGCGCAGGCCGCAGCCTTCGCCGCGTCCTTCGTCACCATCATCGCGGTGTTCCTGGTGTTCGCCGACCTGTTCCCCAAGCGGCTGGGCATGAACAACCCCGAGCAGCTCGCGGTGCGCATGGTCGGCCCGATGCAGGTGCTGATCACCACCTTCATGCCGCTGGTGTGGCTCTTCACCCGCAGCACCGACCTGCTCTTCAAGCTGCTGGGCATGCCGGCGCACCGCGACGAGCAGATCACCTCGGCCGACATCCTCGCCATGACCGAGGCCGGCGCGCGGGCTGGCGTGCTGGCTGTGCGCGAGCAGCAGGTGATCGCCAACGTGTTCGAGCTCGACACCCGGCTGGTGAGCAGCGTGATGACCTCGCGCGACCGCATCGCCTGGTTCCAGAAGGACGACCCCGAATCCGTGCTGCGCGCGCGCATCGTCGCCGAGCCCTTCTCGGCCTACCCGGTGTGCGACGGCGACATCGACCACGTGCTCGGCTACGTCGACGCCAAGGACATGTTCCAGCGTGTGCTCAGCGGCCAGCCCCTGGCGCTCGACCAGGGCGTGCCGCTGCACAAAGCGCTGGTGGTGCCCGACCGGCTGTCGCTCACCGAGGTGCTCGAGCAGTTCCGCCAGGCGCACGAGGACTTCGCGATCATCGTCAACGAGTACAGCCTGGTGGTCGGCGTGATCACGCTCAACGACGTGATGAGCACGGTGATGGGCGACCTGGTCGGCCCGCAGGACGAAGAGCAGCAGATCGTGCGCCGCGACGAGAACTCCTGGCTGATCGACGGCGTGACGCCGATCCAGGACGTGCAGCGCGCGCTCGACCTCGACGCGCCCCTGCCCCACGCGGACGAGTACGAGACGCTGGCCGGGTTCCTGATGGTGATGCTGCGCCGCGTGCCCAAGCGCACCGACAGCGTCAGCTGGGGCGGCTACACCTTCGAGGTGATGGATGTGGACAGCTACCGCATCGACCAGGTCATGGTGACCGACGTCGAGGGTGCGGCTCAGGCGGCGGCGCGGTCGCTGAAGGCGTAG
- a CDS encoding lytic transglycosylase domain-containing protein, translating to MTMKPAADRGSPLSRRLLIGGATAGVLTLALPRRALAGAQIEEPLIDSVRNALSSAIHNKAPPVPEFAHTEARLAYLRWLGAMSERLKKKIPGAQERIELLQTIWYESKRSGLEVSLVLGLIQVESNFRKFAVSSAGARGLMQVMPFWTRVIGDGDPATLFRMQTNLRFGCVILRHYLDRERGDLFMTLGRYNGSRGRAPYPDAVFANQRIYAFSDRAAA from the coding sequence ATGACGATGAAGCCGGCGGCGGACCGAGGCTCGCCCTTGTCCCGCCGGCTGCTGATCGGCGGTGCCACGGCCGGCGTCTTGACGCTGGCCTTGCCACGCCGCGCCCTGGCCGGTGCGCAGATCGAGGAGCCGCTGATCGACTCGGTGCGCAATGCGCTGAGTTCGGCCATCCACAACAAGGCGCCGCCGGTGCCGGAATTCGCCCACACCGAGGCGCGGCTGGCCTACCTGCGCTGGCTGGGTGCGATGAGCGAACGGCTCAAGAAGAAGATCCCGGGTGCGCAGGAGCGCATCGAATTGCTCCAGACCATCTGGTACGAGAGCAAGCGTTCGGGGCTCGAGGTCAGCCTGGTGCTGGGCTTGATTCAGGTCGAAAGCAACTTCCGCAAGTTCGCGGTGTCGAGCGCCGGCGCGCGCGGGCTCATGCAGGTGATGCCCTTCTGGACGCGCGTGATCGGCGACGGCGACCCGGCCACGCTGTTCCGCATGCAGACCAACCTGCGCTTCGGCTGCGTCATCCTGCGCCACTACCTCGACCGCGAGCGCGGCGACCTGTTCATGACGCTCGGCCGCTACAACGGCAGCCGGGGGCGCGCGCCGTACCCCGATGCCGTCTTCGCCAACCAGCGGATCTACGCCTTCAGCGACCGCGCCGCCGCCTGA
- a CDS encoding proline--tRNA ligase produces MKASRFFVSTLKEAPADAEVASHRLMMRAGMIKKLGAGIYTYMPMGLRVIRKVEAIVREEMNRAGAVELTMPVVQPGEFWQETGRFEKMGPELLRIKDRHERDYVVQPTSEEVVTDIARQEIRSYKQLPRNFYQIQTKFRDERRPRFGLMRGREFTMKDAYSFDRDLDAAKLSYQAMAQAYRRIFDRFGLTYRAVAADSGAIGGDLSEEFQVIAATGEDAIVYCPDSDYAANLEKAEALAPATPRGAATKPLAKTPTPGKSTCADVAELLGVPLATTVKSLVLATDVLDNAGNITGSQVWLLLLRGDHDMNEIKVSKLPGLDQGFRFATTTEIDDHFGCKPGYLGPLNLKKPVTLVADREVAVMSDWTTGANEIDFHMTGVNWGRDLPEPTLVADIRNVVAGDASPDGKGVLAIERGIEVGHVFVLGTKYSKSMNATFLDEGGKPQFLEMGCYGIGITRLPAAAIEQNHDERGIIWPDALAPFTVVLCPIGMDRSAEVKLAAETLYEQLLAAGVDVLLDDRGERPGAMFADWELIGVPHRLVISDRGLKEGQFEYQHRRDTAATKVPAAAALSFLQSKLAA; encoded by the coding sequence ATGAAAGCTTCCCGTTTCTTTGTCTCCACCCTGAAGGAAGCGCCGGCCGACGCCGAGGTCGCCAGCCATCGGCTCATGATGCGCGCCGGCATGATCAAGAAGCTCGGCGCGGGCATCTACACCTACATGCCGATGGGCCTGCGCGTGATCCGCAAGGTCGAGGCCATCGTGCGCGAGGAGATGAACCGTGCCGGCGCCGTCGAGCTGACGATGCCGGTCGTGCAGCCGGGCGAGTTCTGGCAGGAGACCGGCCGCTTCGAGAAGATGGGCCCCGAGCTGCTGCGCATCAAGGACCGGCACGAGCGCGACTACGTCGTGCAGCCGACCAGCGAAGAGGTGGTGACCGACATCGCCCGCCAGGAGATCCGTAGCTACAAGCAGCTGCCGCGCAACTTCTATCAGATCCAGACCAAGTTCCGCGACGAGCGCCGCCCGCGCTTCGGCCTGATGCGCGGCCGCGAGTTCACGATGAAGGACGCGTACAGCTTCGACCGCGACCTGGACGCGGCCAAGCTGAGCTACCAGGCCATGGCGCAGGCCTACCGCCGCATCTTCGACCGCTTCGGCCTCACCTACCGCGCGGTGGCCGCCGACAGCGGCGCCATCGGCGGCGACCTGAGCGAGGAGTTCCAGGTGATCGCCGCCACCGGCGAGGACGCCATCGTCTACTGCCCCGACAGCGACTATGCCGCCAACCTGGAGAAGGCCGAGGCGCTGGCGCCGGCCACGCCGCGCGGCGCCGCCACGAAGCCGCTCGCCAAGACGCCGACGCCGGGCAAGAGCACCTGCGCCGACGTGGCGGAGCTGCTCGGCGTGCCGCTCGCGACCACGGTGAAGTCGCTGGTGCTGGCGACCGACGTGCTGGACAATGCTGGAAACATCACCGGCTCGCAGGTCTGGCTGCTGCTGCTGCGCGGCGACCACGACATGAACGAGATCAAGGTGAGCAAGCTGCCGGGCCTCGACCAGGGCTTCCGCTTCGCCACCACGACCGAGATCGACGATCACTTCGGCTGCAAGCCCGGCTACCTCGGCCCGCTGAACCTGAAGAAGCCAGTCACACTGGTGGCCGACCGCGAGGTCGCCGTGATGTCCGACTGGACCACCGGCGCCAACGAGATCGACTTCCACATGACCGGCGTGAACTGGGGCCGTGACCTGCCCGAGCCCACTTTGGTGGCCGACATCCGCAACGTCGTCGCGGGCGACGCCTCGCCCGATGGCAAGGGTGTGCTGGCGATCGAGCGCGGCATCGAGGTCGGCCACGTCTTCGTGCTCGGCACCAAGTACAGCAAGAGCATGAACGCCACCTTCCTCGACGAAGGCGGCAAGCCGCAGTTCCTGGAGATGGGCTGCTATGGCATCGGTATCACGCGCCTGCCGGCCGCGGCCATCGAGCAGAACCACGACGAGCGCGGCATCATCTGGCCCGACGCGCTGGCGCCGTTCACCGTCGTGCTGTGCCCGATCGGCATGGACCGCAGCGCCGAGGTGAAGCTCGCCGCCGAAACGCTCTACGAGCAGCTGCTGGCCGCCGGCGTCGACGTGCTGCTGGACGACCGCGGCGAGCGCCCCGGTGCGATGTTCGCCGACTGGGAGCTGATCGGCGTGCCGCACCGCCTGGTGATCTCCGACCGCGGCCTCAAGGAAGGCCAGTTCGAGTACCAGCACCGGCGCGACACCGCGGCCACCAAGGTGCCGGCGGCGGCTGCCCTCAGCTTCCTGCAATCCAAGCTCGCTGCATGA
- a CDS encoding RNA pyrophosphohydrolase — protein sequence MLDRDGFRPNVGIILLNQRNQVFWGKRIRTHSWQFPQGGIDRGESPEQAMFRELHEEVGLHPEHVRIIARTRDWLRYEVPDRFIRRDARGHYKGQKQIWYLLQLVGHDWDLNLRATDHPEFDAWRWHDYWVPLDVVVEFKRGVYEMALTELARYLPRQDFRNRFLRSNVRTRDFDHQAPDAGPAHHFDLPPGASFDPDPNANTASDLPPPPDPFHAPR from the coding sequence ATGCTCGACCGGGACGGCTTCAGGCCCAACGTCGGCATCATCCTGCTCAACCAGAGAAACCAGGTTTTCTGGGGCAAACGCATACGCACCCACTCCTGGCAGTTTCCGCAAGGCGGCATCGATCGCGGCGAAAGTCCCGAGCAAGCCATGTTCCGGGAACTGCACGAAGAAGTGGGGCTCCATCCGGAGCATGTGCGGATCATTGCCCGTACCCGTGACTGGTTGCGCTACGAGGTGCCGGATCGGTTCATCCGCCGAGACGCACGAGGCCACTACAAGGGCCAGAAGCAGATCTGGTATTTGCTCCAGCTGGTCGGCCACGACTGGGATCTCAACCTGCGCGCCACCGATCATCCGGAATTCGACGCCTGGCGATGGCACGACTACTGGGTGCCGCTCGACGTCGTCGTCGAGTTCAAGCGAGGCGTCTACGAGATGGCGCTCACCGAGCTCGCACGCTACCTGCCACGGCAGGATTTTCGCAACCGCTTCCTGCGCAGCAATGTGCGTACGCGCGACTTCGACCATCAAGCGCCCGACGCCGGACCCGCGCATCACTTCGACCTGCCCCCGGGCGCCAGCTTCGACCCGGATCCCAATGCCAACACTGCCTCCGACCTCCCGCCGCCGCCCGACCCGTTTCATGCACCGCGCTAG
- a CDS encoding CNP1-like family protein — MHRASRAFALACLLGVAGGASAQLFEDPEWKESAVPPPPAFDESRLVPIEMPRYMTLKFGVDPATIAITGDGVVRYVVVANNKAGGATNAFYEGVRCATGEMKSYARYGSNGWDVLPNPEWKKMFTLNSSYTLLLSQQGLCRGAAPRGSVNEMVQRLKNPLPEVQ; from the coding sequence ATGCACCGCGCTAGCCGCGCCTTCGCGCTGGCCTGCCTGCTCGGCGTGGCCGGCGGCGCGTCGGCCCAACTGTTCGAGGACCCGGAGTGGAAGGAAAGCGCCGTGCCCCCACCCCCGGCCTTCGACGAAAGCCGCCTGGTGCCGATCGAAATGCCCCGCTACATGACGCTGAAGTTCGGCGTCGATCCGGCCACCATCGCCATCACCGGTGACGGCGTGGTGCGCTACGTCGTGGTGGCGAACAACAAGGCCGGCGGGGCGACCAACGCCTTCTACGAAGGCGTACGCTGTGCCACCGGCGAGATGAAGTCATACGCCCGCTACGGCAGCAATGGCTGGGACGTGCTGCCCAATCCGGAGTGGAAGAAGATGTTCACGCTCAATTCGAGCTACACCCTGCTGCTGTCGCAGCAAGGTCTTTGCCGCGGTGCGGCACCGCGCGGTTCGGTCAACGAGATGGTGCAGCGGCTGAAGAATCCGCTGCCGGAAGTGCAGTAA
- the proB gene encoding glutamate 5-kinase — MSSSPGSTALRDARRIVVKVGSSLVTNEGRGLDEQAIGEWCRQLAALMRDGREVVMVSSGAIAEGMKRLGWRTRPREVNELQAAAAVGQMGLAQMYETKLRENGVGSAQVLLTHADLADRERYLNARSTLLTLLGLGVVPVINENDTVVNDEIKFGDNDTLGALVANLVEADVLVILTDQKGLYTADPRKHPDAQFVHEALAGDLALEAMAGGVGSAIGSGGMITKILAAKRAAGSGASTVIAWGREPDALLRLVSGESIGTLLVAQTAKHQARKRWMADHLQLRGSVMVDAGAAGKVRSEGKSLLPIGMTSVEGEFSRGDVIAVRDPNGVELARGLANYSSAEARMLCRKPSGEFERLLGYAAEPEMVHRDNMVLMAVAR; from the coding sequence ATGAGCTCCAGTCCCGGTTCCACTGCACTGCGCGATGCGCGGCGGATCGTCGTCAAAGTGGGCTCCAGCCTGGTGACCAACGAGGGCCGCGGGCTCGACGAGCAGGCCATCGGCGAGTGGTGCCGGCAGTTGGCCGCCCTGATGCGCGACGGGCGGGAGGTCGTGATGGTGTCCAGCGGCGCCATCGCCGAAGGCATGAAGCGCCTCGGCTGGCGCACCCGGCCGCGCGAGGTGAACGAGCTCCAGGCCGCGGCTGCCGTCGGCCAGATGGGCCTGGCGCAGATGTACGAGACCAAGCTGCGCGAGAACGGCGTCGGCAGCGCGCAGGTACTGCTCACGCATGCCGACCTGGCCGACCGCGAGCGCTACCTGAACGCGCGCTCCACGCTGCTCACGCTGCTCGGGCTCGGTGTGGTGCCGGTCATCAACGAGAACGACACGGTGGTCAACGACGAGATCAAGTTCGGCGACAACGACACGCTCGGCGCGCTGGTGGCCAATCTGGTCGAGGCCGATGTGCTGGTCATCCTGACGGACCAGAAGGGTCTCTACACCGCCGACCCGCGCAAGCACCCCGATGCGCAGTTCGTGCACGAGGCGCTGGCCGGTGACCTGGCGCTCGAGGCGATGGCCGGCGGCGTGGGTTCAGCCATCGGCAGCGGCGGCATGATCACCAAGATCCTGGCGGCCAAGCGGGCCGCCGGGTCAGGTGCATCGACCGTGATCGCCTGGGGGCGTGAACCCGACGCGCTGCTGCGCCTGGTGAGCGGCGAGTCCATCGGCACCTTGCTGGTCGCACAGACCGCCAAGCATCAGGCGCGCAAGCGCTGGATGGCCGACCACCTGCAGCTTCGCGGTTCGGTCATGGTGGACGCCGGCGCGGCCGGCAAGGTGCGCAGCGAAGGCAAGAGCCTGCTGCCGATCGGCATGACGAGCGTCGAGGGCGAGTTCTCGCGCGGTGACGTGATCGCCGTGCGCGACCCGAACGGCGTCGAGCTGGCGCGCGGCCTGGCCAACTATTCGAGCGCCGAGGCACGCATGCTGTGCCGCAAGCCGTCCGGCGAATTCGAGCGACTGCTCGGCTACGCGGCCGAGCCGGAAATGGTCCACCGGGACAACATGGTCCTGATGGCCGTGGCGCGCTAA